A genomic segment from Tuwongella immobilis encodes:
- a CDS encoding phospholipase D-like domain-containing protein codes for MADSALDALLQSSMTDGKFTAGEKNQLLQWLDDHGATLADLNGVRSRAFELAESAVDSLGAAAVFAWLKEVVKALAQRQSRLEKPGISADQIESALFVAPDQDCPGAILRAMRDCRQSLDIAVFTITDDRLSDGILDAKRRGVAVRILTDNEKMHDPGSDIARFEQAGIPVRIDSTAFHMHHKFAIFDDCRILTGSYNWTRGAAQNNEEHFIITNDPTLVTGLRRTFDDLWAKLA; via the coding sequence ATGGCTGACTCCGCTTTGGATGCGCTGCTGCAATCCAGCATGACCGATGGGAAATTCACCGCTGGCGAAAAGAATCAGTTGCTGCAATGGTTAGACGATCATGGGGCGACGCTTGCGGATCTGAACGGGGTCCGCAGTCGGGCGTTTGAGCTAGCGGAATCGGCCGTCGATTCGCTGGGCGCGGCGGCGGTGTTTGCGTGGCTCAAGGAAGTGGTCAAAGCCTTGGCCCAACGTCAATCGCGGCTGGAGAAACCGGGCATCTCCGCCGACCAGATTGAATCCGCGCTGTTCGTTGCGCCGGATCAGGATTGCCCGGGGGCGATTCTGCGGGCGATGCGCGATTGCCGACAATCGTTGGATATTGCCGTCTTCACTATCACCGATGACCGACTCAGCGACGGAATCCTCGACGCCAAACGGCGCGGGGTGGCGGTGCGAATCCTGACCGACAACGAAAAAATGCACGATCCCGGCTCGGATATCGCCCGATTCGAACAGGCGGGAATCCCCGTGCGCATCGATTCCACCGCGTTCCATATGCACCACAAATTTGCCATCTTCGATGACTGCCGAATTCTCACCGGCAGTTACAACTGGACTCGTGGTGCAGCCCAAAACAACGAAGAGCATTTCATTATCACCAATGATCCGACGCTCGTGACCGGGTTGCGTCGGACCTTTGACGATCTGTGGGCGAAACTCGCGTAG